One Nomascus leucogenys isolate Asia chromosome 22a, Asia_NLE_v1, whole genome shotgun sequence DNA segment encodes these proteins:
- the CLIC1 gene encoding chloride intracellular channel protein 1 encodes MAEEQPQVELFVKAGSDGAKIGNCPFSQRLFMVLWLKGVTFNVTTVDTKRRTETVQKLCPGGQLPFLLYGTEVHTDTNKIEEFLEAVLCPPRYPKLAALNPESNTAGLDIFAKFSAYIKNSNPALNDNLEKGLLKALKVLDNYLTSALPEEVDETSAEDEGVSQRKFLDGNELTLADCNLLPKLHIVQVVCKKYRGFTIPEAFRGVHRYLSNAYAREEFASTCPDDEEIELAYEQVAKALK; translated from the exons ATGGCTGAAGAACAACCGCAGGTCGAATTGTTCGTGAAG GCTGGCAGTGATGGGGCCAAGATTGGGAACTGCCCGTTCTCCCAGAGACTGTTCATGGTACTGTGGCTCAAGGGAGTCACCTTCAATGTTACCACCGTTGACACCAAAAG GCGGACCGAGACAGTGCAGAAGCTGTGCCCAGGGGGGCAGCTCCCATTCCTGCTGTATGGCACTGAAGTGCACACAGACACCAACAAGATTGAGGAATTTCTGGAGGCAGTGCTGTGCCCTCCCAG GTACCCCAAGCTGGCAGCTCTGAACCCTGAGTCCAACACAGCTGGGCTGGACATATTTGCCAAATTTTCTGCCTACATCAAGAATTCAAACCCAGCACTCAATGATA ATCTGGAGAAGGGACTCCTGAAAGCCCTGAAGGTTTTAGACAATTACTTAACATCCGCCCTCCCAGAAGAAGTGGATGAAACCAGTGCTGAAGATGAAGGTGTCTCTCAGAGGAAGTTTCTGGATGGCAACGAGCTCACCCTGGCTGACTGCAACCTGTTGCCAAAGTTACACATAGTACAG GTGGTGTGTAAGAAGTACCGGGGATTCACCATCCCCGAGGCCTTCCGGGGAGTGCATCGGTACTTGAGCAATGCCTATGCCCGGGAAGAATTCGCTTCCACCTGTCCAGATGATGAGGAGATCGAGCTCGCCTACGAGCAAGTGGCCAAGGCCCTCAAATAA
- the LY6G6C gene encoding lymphocyte antigen 6 complex locus protein G6c: MVATILRTLAMKALLLLTLSALLCWVSADIRCHSCYKVPVLGCVDRQSCRLEPGQQCLTTHAYLGKMWVFSNLRCGTPEEPCQEAFNQTNRKLGLTYNTTCCNKDNCNSAGPRPTPTLGLVFLTSLAGLGLWLLH, from the exons ATGGTTGCCACCATTCTCAGGACCCTCGCCATGAAAGCCCTTCTGCTGCTCACCCTGTCTGCTCTGCTCTGCTGGGTCTCAG CTGACATTCGCTGTCACTCCTGCTACAAGGTCCCTGTGCTGGGCTGTGTGGACCGGCAGTCCTGCCGCCTGGAGCCAGGACAGCAATGCCTGACAACACATGCATACCTTG GTAAGATGTGGGTTTTCTCCAATCTGCGCTGTGGCACACCAGAAGAGCCCTGTCAGGAGGCCTTCAACCAAACCAACCGCAAGCTGGGCCTGACATATAACACCACCTGCTGCAACAAGGACAACTGCAACAGCGCAGGCCCCCGGCCCACTCCAACCCTGGGCCTTGTCTTCCTTACCTCCTTGGCTGGCCTTGGCCTCTGGCTGCTGCACTGA
- the MPIG6B gene encoding megakaryocyte and platelet inhibitory receptor G6b isoform X2, translating into MAVFLQLLPLLLSRAQGNPGASLDGRPGDRVNLSCVGVSHPIRWVWAPSFPACKGLSKGRRPILWASSSGTPTVPPLQPFVGRLRSLDSGIRRLELLLSAGDSGTFFCKGRHEDESRTVLHVLGDRTYCKAPGPTHGSVYPQLLIPLLGAGLVLGLGALGLVWWLHRCLPPQPIRPLPRFAPLVKTEPQRPVKEEEPKIPGDLDQEPSLLYADLDHLALSRPRRLSTVDPADASTIYAVVV; encoded by the exons ATGGCTGTGTTTCTGCAGCTGCTACCGCTGCTGCTCTCGAGGGCCCAAGGGAACCCTGGGG CTTCTCTGGACGGCCGCCCTGGGGACCGGGTGAATCTCTCCTGCGTAGGAGTCTCTCACCCCATCCGCTGGGTCTGGGCCCCCAGCTTCCCGGCCTGCAAGGGCCTGTCCAAAGGACGCCGACCAATCCTGTGGGCCTCTTCGAGCGGGACCCCCACCGTGCCTCCCCTCCAGCCTTTCGTCGGCCGCCTACGCTCCCTGGACTCTGGTATCCGGCGGCTGGAGCTCCTCTTGAGCGCGGGGGACTCGGGCACCTTTTTCTGCAAGGGCCGCCACGAGGACGAGAGCCGTACAGTGCTTCACGTGCTGGGGGACAGGACCTACTGCAAGGCCCCCGGGCCTACCCATG GGTCCGTGTATCCCCAGCTCCTGATCCCGCTGCTGGGCGCTGGGCTGGTGCTGGGACTGGGAGCTTTGGGCCTGGTCTGGTGGCTGCACAG GTGCCTGCCCCCGCAACCGATTCGACCACTCCCTAGATTTG CTCCACTTGTGAAAACCGAGCCCCAGAGGCCAGTAAAGGAGGAAGAGCCCAAGATTCCAGGGGACCTGGACCAGGAACCG aGCCTGCTCTATGCGGATCTGGACCATCTAGCCCTCAGCAGGCCCCGCCGGCTGTCCACAGTGGACCCTGCTGATGCCTCCACCATCTATGCAGTTGTAGTTTGA
- the MPIG6B gene encoding megakaryocyte and platelet inhibitory receptor G6b isoform X4, producing MAVFLQLLPLLLSRAQGNPGASLDGRPGDRVNLSCVGVSHPIRWVWAPSFPACKGLSKGRRPILWASSSGTPTVPPLQPFVGRLRSLDSGIRRLELLLSAGDSGTFFCKGRHEDESRTVLHVLGDRTYCKAPGPTHGACPRNRFDHSLDLLCPPHIAPLVKTEPQRPVKEEEPKIPGDLDQEPSLLYADLDHLALSRPRRLSTVDPADASTIYAVVV from the exons ATGGCTGTGTTTCTGCAGCTGCTACCGCTGCTGCTCTCGAGGGCCCAAGGGAACCCTGGGG CTTCTCTGGACGGCCGCCCTGGGGACCGGGTGAATCTCTCCTGCGTAGGAGTCTCTCACCCCATCCGCTGGGTCTGGGCCCCCAGCTTCCCGGCCTGCAAGGGCCTGTCCAAAGGACGCCGACCAATCCTGTGGGCCTCTTCGAGCGGGACCCCCACCGTGCCTCCCCTCCAGCCTTTCGTCGGCCGCCTACGCTCCCTGGACTCTGGTATCCGGCGGCTGGAGCTCCTCTTGAGCGCGGGGGACTCGGGCACCTTTTTCTGCAAGGGCCGCCACGAGGACGAGAGCCGTACAGTGCTTCACGTGCTGGGGGACAGGACCTACTGCAAGGCCCCCGGGCCTACCCATG GTGCCTGCCCCCGCAACCGATTCGACCACTCCCTAGATTTG CTCTGTCCCCCCCACATAGCTCCACTTGTGAAAACCGAGCCCCAGAGGCCAGTAAAGGAGGAAGAGCCCAAGATTCCAGGGGACCTGGACCAGGAACCG aGCCTGCTCTATGCGGATCTGGACCATCTAGCCCTCAGCAGGCCCCGCCGGCTGTCCACAGTGGACCCTGCTGATGCCTCCACCATCTATGCAGTTGTAGTTTGA
- the MPIG6B gene encoding megakaryocyte and platelet inhibitory receptor G6b isoform X3 yields MAVFLQLLPLLLSRAQGNPGASLDGRPGDRVNLSCVGVSHPIRWVWAPSFPACKGLSKGRRPILWASSSGTPTVPPLQPFVGRLRSLDSGIRRLELLLSAGDSGTFFCKGRHEDESRTVLHVLGDRTYCKAPGPTHGSVYPQLLIPLLGAGLVLGLGALGLVWWLHRCLPPQPIRPLPRFALSPPHSSTCENRAPEASKGGRAQDSRGPGPGTEPALCGSGPSSPQQAPPAVHSGPC; encoded by the exons ATGGCTGTGTTTCTGCAGCTGCTACCGCTGCTGCTCTCGAGGGCCCAAGGGAACCCTGGGG CTTCTCTGGACGGCCGCCCTGGGGACCGGGTGAATCTCTCCTGCGTAGGAGTCTCTCACCCCATCCGCTGGGTCTGGGCCCCCAGCTTCCCGGCCTGCAAGGGCCTGTCCAAAGGACGCCGACCAATCCTGTGGGCCTCTTCGAGCGGGACCCCCACCGTGCCTCCCCTCCAGCCTTTCGTCGGCCGCCTACGCTCCCTGGACTCTGGTATCCGGCGGCTGGAGCTCCTCTTGAGCGCGGGGGACTCGGGCACCTTTTTCTGCAAGGGCCGCCACGAGGACGAGAGCCGTACAGTGCTTCACGTGCTGGGGGACAGGACCTACTGCAAGGCCCCCGGGCCTACCCATG GGTCCGTGTATCCCCAGCTCCTGATCCCGCTGCTGGGCGCTGGGCTGGTGCTGGGACTGGGAGCTTTGGGCCTGGTCTGGTGGCTGCACAG GTGCCTGCCCCCGCAACCGATTCGACCACTCCCTAGATTTG CTCTGTCCCCCCCACATAGCTCCACTTGTGAAAACCGAGCCCCAGAGGCCAGTAAAGGAGGAAGAGCCCAAGATTCCAGGGGACCTGGACCAGGAACCG aGCCTGCTCTATGCGGATCTGGACCATCTAGCCCTCAGCAGGCCCCGCCGGCTGTCCACAGTGGACCCTGCTGA
- the MPIG6B gene encoding megakaryocyte and platelet inhibitory receptor G6b isoform X1, with amino-acid sequence MAVFLQLLPLLLSRAQGNPGASLDGRPGDRVNLSCVGVSHPIRWVWAPSFPACKGLSKGRRPILWASSSGTPTVPPLQPFVGRLRSLDSGIRRLELLLSAGDSGTFFCKGRHEDESRTVLHVLGDRTYCKAPGPTHGSVYPQLLIPLLGAGLVLGLGALGLVWWLHRCLPPQPIRPLPRFALSPPHSSTCENRAPEASKGGRAQDSRGPGPGTGKGMGMGRGWLESLRKMDQKKKKRPEPQGRLWRPSCLPPLPPPEPALCGSGPSSPQQAPPAVHSGPC; translated from the exons ATGGCTGTGTTTCTGCAGCTGCTACCGCTGCTGCTCTCGAGGGCCCAAGGGAACCCTGGGG CTTCTCTGGACGGCCGCCCTGGGGACCGGGTGAATCTCTCCTGCGTAGGAGTCTCTCACCCCATCCGCTGGGTCTGGGCCCCCAGCTTCCCGGCCTGCAAGGGCCTGTCCAAAGGACGCCGACCAATCCTGTGGGCCTCTTCGAGCGGGACCCCCACCGTGCCTCCCCTCCAGCCTTTCGTCGGCCGCCTACGCTCCCTGGACTCTGGTATCCGGCGGCTGGAGCTCCTCTTGAGCGCGGGGGACTCGGGCACCTTTTTCTGCAAGGGCCGCCACGAGGACGAGAGCCGTACAGTGCTTCACGTGCTGGGGGACAGGACCTACTGCAAGGCCCCCGGGCCTACCCATG GGTCCGTGTATCCCCAGCTCCTGATCCCGCTGCTGGGCGCTGGGCTGGTGCTGGGACTGGGAGCTTTGGGCCTGGTCTGGTGGCTGCACAG GTGCCTGCCCCCGCAACCGATTCGACCACTCCCTAGATTTG CTCTGTCCCCCCCACATAGCTCCACTTGTGAAAACCGAGCCCCAGAGGCCAGTAAAGGAGGAAGAGCCCAAGATTCCAGGGGACCTGGACCAGGAACCGGTAAGGGCATGGGGATGGGAAGGGGATGGCTAGAATCTCTGAGGaaaatggaccaaaaaaaaaaaaaaaggcctgaacCCCAAGGCAGACTGTGGAGACCATCTtgtcttcctccccttcctcctccagaGCCTGCTCTATGCGGATCTGGACCATCTAGCCCTCAGCAGGCCCCGCCGGCTGTCCACAGTGGACCCTGCTGA
- the MPIG6B gene encoding megakaryocyte and platelet inhibitory receptor G6b isoform X5, producing MAVFLQLLPLLLSRAQGNPGASLDGRPGDRVNLSCVGVSHPIRWVWAPSFPACKGLSKGRRPILWASSSGTPTVPPLQPFVGRLRSLDSGIRRLELLLSAGDSGTFFCKGRHEDESRTVLHVLGDRTYCKAPGPTHAPLVKTEPQRPVKEEEPKIPGDLDQEPSLLYADLDHLALSRPRRLSTVDPADASTIYAVVV from the exons ATGGCTGTGTTTCTGCAGCTGCTACCGCTGCTGCTCTCGAGGGCCCAAGGGAACCCTGGGG CTTCTCTGGACGGCCGCCCTGGGGACCGGGTGAATCTCTCCTGCGTAGGAGTCTCTCACCCCATCCGCTGGGTCTGGGCCCCCAGCTTCCCGGCCTGCAAGGGCCTGTCCAAAGGACGCCGACCAATCCTGTGGGCCTCTTCGAGCGGGACCCCCACCGTGCCTCCCCTCCAGCCTTTCGTCGGCCGCCTACGCTCCCTGGACTCTGGTATCCGGCGGCTGGAGCTCCTCTTGAGCGCGGGGGACTCGGGCACCTTTTTCTGCAAGGGCCGCCACGAGGACGAGAGCCGTACAGTGCTTCACGTGCTGGGGGACAGGACCTACTGCAAGGCCCCCGGGCCTACCCATG CTCCACTTGTGAAAACCGAGCCCCAGAGGCCAGTAAAGGAGGAAGAGCCCAAGATTCCAGGGGACCTGGACCAGGAACCG aGCCTGCTCTATGCGGATCTGGACCATCTAGCCCTCAGCAGGCCCCGCCGGCTGTCCACAGTGGACCCTGCTGATGCCTCCACCATCTATGCAGTTGTAGTTTGA
- the MPIG6B gene encoding megakaryocyte and platelet inhibitory receptor G6b isoform X6, translated as MAVFLQLLPLLLSRAQGNPGASLDGRPGDRVNLSCVGVSHPIRWVWAPSFPACKGLSKGRRPILWASSSGTPTVPPLQPFVGRLRSLDSGIRRLELLLSAGDSGTFFCKGRHEDESRTVLHVLGDRTYCKAPGPTHALSPPHSSTCENRAPEASKGGRAQDSRGPGPGTEPALCGSGPSSPQQAPPAVHSGPC; from the exons ATGGCTGTGTTTCTGCAGCTGCTACCGCTGCTGCTCTCGAGGGCCCAAGGGAACCCTGGGG CTTCTCTGGACGGCCGCCCTGGGGACCGGGTGAATCTCTCCTGCGTAGGAGTCTCTCACCCCATCCGCTGGGTCTGGGCCCCCAGCTTCCCGGCCTGCAAGGGCCTGTCCAAAGGACGCCGACCAATCCTGTGGGCCTCTTCGAGCGGGACCCCCACCGTGCCTCCCCTCCAGCCTTTCGTCGGCCGCCTACGCTCCCTGGACTCTGGTATCCGGCGGCTGGAGCTCCTCTTGAGCGCGGGGGACTCGGGCACCTTTTTCTGCAAGGGCCGCCACGAGGACGAGAGCCGTACAGTGCTTCACGTGCTGGGGGACAGGACCTACTGCAAGGCCCCCGGGCCTACCCATG CTCTGTCCCCCCCACATAGCTCCACTTGTGAAAACCGAGCCCCAGAGGCCAGTAAAGGAGGAAGAGCCCAAGATTCCAGGGGACCTGGACCAGGAACCG aGCCTGCTCTATGCGGATCTGGACCATCTAGCCCTCAGCAGGCCCCGCCGGCTGTCCACAGTGGACCCTGCTGA
- the DDAH2 gene encoding N(G),N(G)-dimethylarginine dimethylaminohydrolase 2 — MGTPGEGLGRCSHALIRGVPESLASGEGAGAGLPALDLAKAQREHGVLGGKLRQRLGLQLLELPPEESLPLGPLLGDTAVIQGDTALITRPWSPARRPEVDGVRKALQDLGLRIVEIGDENATLDGTDVLFTGREFFVGLSKWTNHRGAEIVADTFRDFAVSTVPVSGPSHLRGLCGMGGPRTVVAGSSDAAQKAVRAMAVLTDHPYASLTLPDDAAADCLFLRPGLPGVPPFLLHRGGGDLPNSQEALQKLSDVTLVPVSCSELEKAGAGLSSLCLVLSTRPHS; from the exons ATGGGGACGCCGGGGGAGGGGCTGGGCCGCTGCTCCCATGCCCTGATCCGGGGAGTCCCAGAGAGCCTGGCGTCGGGGGAAGGTGCTGGGGCTGGCCTTCCCGCTCTGGATCTGGCCAAAGCTCAAAGGGAGCACGGGGTGCTGGGAGGTAAACTGAGGCAACGACTGGGGCTACAGCTGCTAGAACTGCCACCTGAGGAGTCGTTGCCGCTAGGACCGCTGCTTGGCGACACGGCCGTGATCCAAGGGGACACGGCCCTAATCACGCGGCCCTGGAGTCCCGCTCGTAGGCCAGAG GTCGATGGAGTCCGCAAAGCCCTGCAAGACCTGGGGCTCCGAATTGTGGAAATAGGAGACGAGAACGCGACGCTGGATGGCACTGACGTTCTCTTCACCG GCCGGGAGTTTTTCGTAGGCCTCTCCAAATGGACCAATCACCGaggagctgagatcgtggcagACACGTTCCGG GACTTCGCCGTCTCCACTGTGCCGGTCTCGGGTCCCTCCCACCTGCGCGGTCTCTGCGGCATGGGAGGACCTCGCACTGTTGTGGCAGGCAGCAGCGACGCTGCCCAAAAGGCTGTCCGG GCAATGGCAGTGCTGACAGATCACCCATATGCCTCCCTGACCCTCCCAGATGACGCAGCTGCTGACTGTCTCTTTCTTCGTCCTGGGTTACCTGGTGTGCCCCCTTTCCTCCTGCACCGTGGAGGTGGGGATCTGCCCAACAGCCAGGAG GCACTGCAGAAGCTCTCTGATGTCACCCTGGTACCTGTGTCCTGCTCAGAACTGGAGAAGGCTGGCGCCGGGCTCAGCTCCCTCTGCTTGGTGCTCAGCACACGCCCCCACAGCTGA